One genomic region from Paramicrobacterium agarici encodes:
- a CDS encoding DUF86 domain-containing protein encodes MVDRLGDKKVLPRDVADGMRGAVGFRNVLVHEYVEADDEVVMTQLRNHNDLYDFVARIAEYLDGPT; translated from the coding sequence ATGGTTGATCGACTTGGTGACAAGAAGGTCCTCCCTCGAGATGTCGCCGACGGCATGCGCGGAGCGGTAGGCTTCCGCAACGTGCTGGTGCACGAGTACGTCGAAGCGGACGACGAAGTTGTGATGACCCAGCTTCGCAACCACAACGACCTCTACGATTTCGTTGCACGAATAGCGGAGTATCTCGACGGGCCTACATAG
- a CDS encoding NYN domain-containing protein, with amino-acid sequence MAEIQDPRVAVYLDFDNIVISWYDRVHGRNSYGKDRQRIADDPDDPHVIERLEQAMIEVGAIIDFAASFGTLVLTRAYADWSLRVNAEYRSQLVARAVDLVQLFPAAAYAKNGADIRLAVDAVEDMFRLPDLTHVVIVAGDSDYVPLAQRCKRLGRYVVGVGVAGSTAKSLAAACDEFEAYDSLSGVPRIDAAPSKSKTSRKAKTAQPEEQPDESSEPDNQEAATMLLERALRLGHDKSGSDEWLHTSAVKTHMRRMDPSFSEKALGYRSFNDFLKSRDGIVELEESGNDRLVRLPDR; translated from the coding sequence ATGGCCGAGATCCAGGACCCCCGAGTCGCGGTCTACCTCGATTTCGACAACATCGTCATCTCGTGGTACGACAGGGTGCACGGCCGCAATTCGTACGGCAAAGACCGTCAGCGCATCGCGGACGATCCCGACGATCCTCACGTCATTGAACGCCTCGAGCAGGCGATGATCGAGGTGGGGGCGATCATCGACTTCGCAGCATCCTTCGGCACCCTCGTTCTGACCCGCGCCTACGCCGACTGGTCCCTGCGGGTCAACGCCGAGTACCGCTCCCAGCTCGTCGCTCGGGCTGTGGACCTCGTGCAACTCTTCCCCGCCGCCGCGTACGCCAAGAACGGCGCCGATATTCGGCTCGCCGTGGATGCTGTCGAAGACATGTTCCGGCTGCCCGACCTGACGCACGTCGTGATCGTCGCCGGCGATTCCGACTACGTGCCGCTCGCACAGCGCTGCAAACGACTCGGCCGCTACGTCGTGGGAGTCGGGGTCGCCGGGTCGACGGCGAAGTCTCTGGCTGCCGCGTGCGACGAGTTCGAGGCGTACGATTCGCTGTCGGGTGTGCCGCGCATCGACGCCGCGCCGTCGAAATCGAAGACCTCGCGCAAGGCGAAGACCGCGCAGCCTGAGGAGCAGCCCGATGAATCGAGCGAGCCCGACAACCAAGAAGCCGCGACGATGCTGCTCGAACGGGCGCTGCGGCTCGGGCACGACAAGAGCGGCTCCGATGAGTGGCTGCACACGTCTGCTGTGAAGACGCACATGCGCCGCATGGATCCGTCGTTCAGCGAGAAGGCGCTCGGCTATCGCTCGTTCAACGACTTCCTCAAGTCGCGAGACGGCATCGTCGAGCTTGAGGAGAGCGGCAACGATCGCCTCGTGCGCCTGCCCGATCGCTGA
- a CDS encoding sensor histidine kinase, whose protein sequence is MHGSERRRGSHTRWPAWATDALLGAAVTVIVAAVMSAGYGGRNDPDGLAYIWTIGLGALMLARRRYPGLVVTISVLGLFAYYTAGYPAIGVAVPIAAALYSAAEFGRMLWGVVAAIVALLVSVMFRLADGQAVSLVIGYELAGHAFLMAGALALGDSIRSRREVVTLVAERAKRESDEHARAERLAVARDLHDSIGHGVSVISLHADVAGEALAAQDSGQAARALRHVTSAARSTMADLRETVAVLRAPRERSAGELAHLERVIPADSPIAFTADIRDPSGVPTAVQATAFRIVQEAVTNVLKHSTATRARVEVAREGSNLRIDVSDNGGAPDVGVAESHGIAGMRERAASVGGELAIRSTPNSFAVTALLPIGGGE, encoded by the coding sequence GTGCACGGCAGCGAGCGAAGAAGGGGCAGTCACACGCGGTGGCCCGCGTGGGCGACAGACGCGCTTCTCGGCGCGGCGGTCACAGTCATCGTGGCCGCGGTCATGAGCGCGGGCTACGGCGGGCGAAACGACCCCGATGGTCTCGCGTACATCTGGACGATCGGTCTCGGCGCCCTCATGCTTGCTCGTCGACGGTACCCTGGGCTCGTTGTCACCATCTCAGTTCTCGGGCTCTTCGCGTATTACACGGCCGGCTACCCGGCGATCGGCGTCGCCGTACCGATCGCTGCCGCTCTCTATTCCGCAGCAGAGTTCGGCCGGATGCTGTGGGGAGTCGTGGCTGCAATCGTCGCGCTTCTCGTGAGCGTCATGTTTCGCCTCGCCGACGGGCAGGCGGTCTCGCTTGTCATCGGCTACGAACTTGCTGGTCACGCGTTTCTGATGGCCGGTGCGCTCGCGCTCGGCGACAGCATCCGTTCGCGCCGCGAGGTTGTGACGCTGGTCGCTGAGCGTGCGAAACGCGAGAGTGACGAACACGCGCGTGCGGAGCGGCTTGCTGTCGCCCGCGATCTGCACGACTCCATCGGGCACGGCGTTTCGGTGATCTCTCTTCATGCGGACGTCGCGGGGGAGGCCCTGGCCGCGCAGGATTCGGGCCAGGCTGCGCGAGCGCTGCGTCATGTCACATCTGCCGCGCGGTCGACGATGGCAGACCTGCGTGAAACCGTTGCTGTACTGCGCGCACCGCGTGAGAGATCAGCCGGCGAACTCGCACATCTCGAGCGCGTCATTCCGGCTGATTCCCCGATCGCATTTACAGCGGACATTCGTGACCCGAGTGGTGTGCCGACTGCGGTCCAAGCGACGGCGTTTCGCATCGTTCAGGAAGCCGTGACGAACGTGCTCAAACATTCGACGGCGACGCGGGCCCGGGTGGAGGTGGCTCGTGAGGGCAGTAATCTGCGCATCGACGTCAGCGACAACGGAGGGGCACCCGATGTAGGTGTCGCGGAATCGCACGGAATCGCGGGAATGCGTGAGCGGGCGGCATCCGTCGGCGGCGAACTCGCGATACGGTCGACGCCGAACAGCTTTGCTGTCACTGCGCTGCTGCCGATCGGCGGTGGCGAATGA
- a CDS encoding acyl-CoA thioesterase produces MHMILRTMLVLSRARRALRRRGPADPYAVSRLTLRVLPTDLDVLKHVNNGVYFSLFDLGRFDLLMRSGMWNTFTERGWYPVVASETITFRKSLTLWQRFTVETRILGFDDKSFYLEHRAVVDGEMYTQAFIRARFLKKSGGTVSVGELLDAIGHDNDRDLTVPEWLEQWGRNAALPSTREPAPSVWNS; encoded by the coding sequence ATGCATATGATCCTGCGCACCATGCTGGTTCTGTCGCGAGCACGCCGAGCGCTCCGACGGCGCGGTCCCGCCGACCCATACGCGGTGAGCCGCCTGACGCTGCGCGTGCTGCCGACCGATCTCGACGTCTTGAAGCACGTCAACAATGGTGTCTACTTCTCGCTGTTCGACCTCGGACGCTTCGACCTGCTGATGCGCAGCGGAATGTGGAACACGTTCACCGAGCGAGGCTGGTACCCGGTTGTGGCGAGCGAGACCATCACCTTTCGCAAGTCGCTCACGCTGTGGCAGCGATTCACTGTCGAGACGCGGATTCTCGGGTTCGACGACAAGTCGTTCTACCTCGAGCATCGAGCGGTCGTGGATGGCGAAATGTACACGCAGGCATTCATTCGCGCTCGATTCCTCAAAAAATCGGGAGGCACGGTTTCAGTCGGCGAGCTGCTCGACGCGATCGGTCACGACAATGACCGCGATCTCACCGTGCCCGAGTGGCTTGAGCAGTGGGGGCGGAATGCTGCTTTGCCCTCGACTCGCGAGCCGGCTCCGAGCGTGTGGAACTCGTGA
- a CDS encoding GNAT family N-acetyltransferase, with the protein MSIDVLPASNFDDVATLVGPKRPDANVCFCLSYRLQAKEHTQLRGPERAERVRQLCAETPPPGVIAYDDGEPVGWAGVHPRADTSFARNRKIPHIDDLDVWSVWCMRVRPGHRKQGLVHPLLAGAVEFARENGAPAIEGYPVDNRGEKVDLTMAYVGTRATFEKAGFEKAADTTSVLAGFPRVLMRLDLR; encoded by the coding sequence ATGTCCATCGATGTGCTGCCCGCGTCGAACTTCGACGATGTCGCGACCCTTGTCGGCCCCAAGCGACCAGACGCGAACGTGTGCTTCTGTCTGAGCTACCGACTCCAGGCGAAGGAGCACACGCAGCTGCGCGGACCCGAGCGTGCAGAGCGCGTCAGACAGCTGTGTGCCGAGACGCCGCCCCCAGGAGTGATCGCCTATGACGACGGTGAGCCGGTCGGCTGGGCGGGTGTTCATCCCCGTGCCGACACGAGCTTCGCCCGCAATCGCAAGATTCCGCACATTGACGATCTCGACGTCTGGAGCGTCTGGTGCATGAGAGTGCGCCCGGGGCATCGTAAACAGGGACTCGTGCATCCTCTGCTCGCGGGGGCCGTCGAGTTCGCCCGCGAGAACGGAGCGCCGGCGATCGAGGGGTATCCGGTCGACAACCGTGGAGAGAAGGTCGACTTGACCATGGCGTACGTCGGAACCCGCGCAACGTTCGAGAAGGCGGGATTCGAGAAGGCAGCAGATACGACGTCGGTGCTCGCGGGCTTTCCGCGCGTGCTCATGCGCCTCGACCTGCGCTGA
- a CDS encoding ABC transporter permease: protein MTTAIDASSAAPTRFTRDVVSVLSRELRPTLRDPFSLIFSLVQPLFFLGLFGPLLVATTDAPAAQTLQWFVPGILVMVALFGTGTIGANLLDDIMAGSHERTLVAPISRSALLVGRALKEIVPLMVQGLLVVLVALPFGFSLSIPGLALGLLVLAVFGVGFGALSYSLALAVVGREWMFWVVHQTVLFPLLILSGMLLPVDAGPGWMKIAAAINPIGYVVEAERALFAGNLASPDVLGGVIAAVVIAVIGLLVGTRSMRRAG, encoded by the coding sequence ATGACAACCGCAATTGACGCATCGAGCGCCGCCCCCACCCGATTCACGCGAGACGTGGTGAGCGTGCTCTCGCGAGAGCTGCGACCCACGCTGCGCGATCCGTTCAGTCTTATCTTCAGCCTGGTTCAGCCGCTGTTCTTCCTGGGACTTTTCGGCCCGCTGCTCGTCGCGACGACCGACGCGCCAGCAGCGCAGACCCTTCAGTGGTTTGTTCCCGGCATCCTCGTCATGGTCGCTCTCTTCGGAACGGGAACGATCGGCGCGAACCTGCTTGACGACATCATGGCCGGTTCACACGAACGAACACTTGTCGCGCCGATCTCACGCAGCGCACTCCTGGTGGGGCGCGCTCTCAAAGAGATCGTTCCGCTCATGGTGCAGGGACTTCTCGTCGTGCTGGTCGCCCTGCCGTTCGGGTTCTCCCTCAGCATCCCGGGCCTGGCTCTCGGGCTGCTCGTGCTGGCCGTGTTCGGCGTCGGCTTCGGCGCGCTGAGCTACAGCCTCGCGCTCGCCGTCGTCGGACGCGAATGGATGTTCTGGGTCGTGCATCAGACCGTGCTGTTTCCGCTGCTCATTCTCTCGGGAATGCTGCTGCCCGTCGACGCCGGTCCGGGCTGGATGAAGATCGCCGCAGCGATCAACCCGATCGGGTACGTCGTCGAGGCCGAGCGAGCCCTGTTCGCCGGCAATCTGGCCTCACCCGACGTTCTGGGAGGCGTCATCGCAGCGGTCGTGATCGCCGTGATCGGTCTTCTTGTGGGGACGCGGAGCATGCGCCGCGCCGGGTAG
- a CDS encoding VOC family protein produces MSLEWEQVIVDSVDPQSLGRWWAEALGWVIVDDTDGVEIRPSEDRLPGILFGNDDSPKTMKNRLHFDFRPDDQQAEVERLVAHGARHADVGQTGDEPWVVLLDPEDNEFCVLSGRA; encoded by the coding sequence ATGTCACTTGAATGGGAACAGGTCATTGTCGACTCCGTTGACCCGCAATCGCTTGGCCGGTGGTGGGCAGAAGCCCTCGGCTGGGTCATCGTCGATGACACAGACGGCGTTGAGATTCGCCCGAGTGAAGATCGGCTGCCGGGAATTCTGTTCGGAAACGACGACAGCCCGAAGACGATGAAGAATCGGTTGCACTTCGATTTTCGCCCTGACGATCAGCAGGCGGAGGTGGAACGGCTGGTCGCGCACGGCGCGCGACACGCTGACGTCGGGCAGACGGGAGACGAGCCGTGGGTCGTGCTTCTCGACCCGGAGGACAACGAGTTCTGCGTGCTCTCGGGCAGGGCCTAG
- a CDS encoding MFS transporter has translation MSSDSAAPRKPRLGRDVYVLGVVAFFVMVGFGVVVPVLPVFVRSFDVGYLEVGAVVSAFAFMRLIASPFCGWLIKRGGERTILAIGIGIVAVSSALVGLAQTYVEVLVLRGAGGIGSAMFSVSAMTLLLGSTPLSLRGRAVGFYQGGFLIGGMAGPALGGVLALISLRAPFFFYAGTLAIAGLVGLFMLHRTENTDTGSTAVVMPFRDVVRDVRYQAACLANFSQGWAGLGVRSALVPVLVVEVLHHDPAWTGIAFAIAAVVQTVMLAPAGTFVDKVGRRPAIIGAYALAAASLVAMPFVGELWMLVVLLALYGVASAFTGTAPAASVGDAAGARSGTPVAVFSMFSDLGAIVGPLVAGVLADAISYGAAFGVAAALLLAASIYAFRMPRGFRPSSA, from the coding sequence GTGAGTTCTGATTCGGCCGCGCCTCGCAAGCCGCGCCTCGGACGCGATGTTTACGTGCTCGGCGTCGTCGCGTTCTTCGTCATGGTGGGGTTCGGCGTCGTCGTTCCCGTGCTTCCGGTCTTCGTGCGCAGCTTTGATGTCGGCTACCTCGAGGTCGGTGCCGTGGTCTCGGCGTTCGCGTTCATGCGGCTCATCGCGAGCCCGTTCTGCGGCTGGCTCATCAAGCGCGGAGGCGAGCGCACGATTCTGGCGATCGGCATCGGAATCGTCGCCGTATCGAGCGCCCTCGTGGGTCTCGCACAGACGTATGTCGAAGTGCTCGTGCTGCGGGGCGCCGGTGGAATCGGGTCTGCGATGTTCTCGGTGTCGGCGATGACGCTGCTGCTCGGTTCGACTCCGCTGTCGCTGCGCGGCCGGGCGGTCGGCTTCTATCAGGGCGGATTTCTCATCGGCGGCATGGCCGGTCCAGCGCTCGGCGGCGTTCTTGCGCTCATCTCGCTGCGCGCGCCCTTCTTCTTCTACGCCGGTACGCTCGCGATCGCGGGGCTCGTGGGGTTGTTCATGCTGCACCGCACCGAGAACACCGATACGGGATCGACGGCCGTCGTCATGCCGTTCCGCGACGTCGTGCGCGATGTGCGGTACCAGGCGGCCTGCCTCGCGAACTTCAGTCAGGGCTGGGCGGGGCTCGGTGTGCGCAGCGCGCTCGTTCCCGTGCTCGTCGTCGAGGTGCTGCATCACGATCCGGCGTGGACGGGCATCGCGTTCGCCATCGCGGCCGTCGTGCAGACCGTGATGCTCGCTCCCGCGGGAACGTTCGTCGACAAGGTGGGGCGCCGGCCCGCCATCATCGGCGCGTATGCGCTCGCAGCGGCGTCGCTTGTCGCCATGCCCTTCGTCGGTGAGCTGTGGATGCTCGTCGTGCTGCTCGCGCTGTACGGCGTCGCGTCGGCGTTCACGGGAACCGCGCCGGCTGCCTCTGTGGGCGACGCGGCAGGCGCGCGCAGCGGAACCCCGGTCGCGGTGTTCTCGATGTTCTCGGATCTCGGCGCCATCGTCGGGCCGCTCGTGGCCGGTGTTCTCGCGGACGCGATCTCGTATGGAGCGGCGTTCGGGGTGGCTGCGGCGCTGCTGCTGGCAGCATCCATCTACGCCTTCAGGATGCCGAGGGGGTTCCGGCCCTCGTCGGCGTAA
- a CDS encoding response regulator: protein MIRVLLADDQDLVRAGLKTLLENDSRLNVVAEARTGREAVAKAREHVPDVILMDIRMPEMDGIEATRAIRGDPELRRVRVLILTTFNDDDEILEAIRLGAAGYLLKDTQGTDLRAAVHTVADGGHLLSPTVVGPVMDYVAAAPKPAPKDPRLDMLTERETAVLGRLAHGESNAEIATSLYISPATARTYVSRILTKMGVQSRTELAVIAHRSGLGDSGNA, encoded by the coding sequence ATGATTCGAGTGCTTCTCGCTGACGATCAGGATCTCGTGCGCGCAGGGCTGAAGACACTGCTCGAGAACGACAGCCGGTTGAACGTCGTGGCCGAGGCGCGCACGGGGCGAGAGGCTGTCGCCAAAGCGCGGGAGCACGTGCCCGATGTCATCCTGATGGACATTCGGATGCCCGAGATGGACGGGATCGAAGCCACACGTGCCATTCGTGGTGACCCTGAGTTACGCCGTGTTCGGGTGCTGATACTCACGACGTTCAATGATGACGACGAGATCCTCGAGGCGATTCGACTTGGGGCCGCGGGATATCTGCTCAAGGACACGCAAGGCACGGATCTTCGGGCAGCGGTACACACTGTGGCCGACGGCGGGCACCTGCTGTCGCCGACCGTTGTCGGGCCCGTCATGGACTACGTTGCTGCGGCGCCGAAGCCAGCACCGAAAGATCCGCGTCTCGACATGCTCACCGAACGCGAGACCGCAGTGCTGGGGCGCCTGGCGCACGGTGAGAGCAATGCCGAGATCGCGACATCGCTGTACATCAGCCCGGCGACCGCGCGGACCTATGTCAGCCGGATCCTCACGAAGATGGGCGTGCAGAGTCGCACGGAACTCGCCGTGATCGCGCATCGTTCCGGCCTGGGCGATAGTGGCAACGCGTAA
- a CDS encoding GAP family protein, whose protein sequence is MDIDSLLSTAFDGPALLGVLAVLALIDSTSFGTLLIPVWLLLAPGRLRPGRMLVYLGTITAFYAAVGIMIALGATFFTDAIAAFFASPVARWLQLLLGAGMLVFSFTMDTGKKGGDGESPRSGRLARWRARAMGVQDAGEQPASNAPSGGATTATRAALAPLMMLALTAALIEVASMLPYLAGIGLISASDVGWPGSAGLIVGYCIVMVLPALVLLVARIVALKHVEPLLQRINAWITKNAASSTAWIVGIVGFLLARDAATALGLFDALNTLR, encoded by the coding sequence ATGGACATCGATTCCTTACTCAGCACAGCCTTTGACGGTCCCGCCCTGCTCGGCGTGCTGGCGGTTCTCGCGCTCATCGACTCGACGAGCTTCGGCACTCTGCTGATTCCCGTTTGGCTGCTGCTCGCTCCCGGGCGCCTCCGCCCCGGGCGCATGCTGGTTTATCTCGGCACGATCACCGCCTTCTACGCGGCGGTCGGCATCATGATCGCCCTCGGCGCGACGTTCTTCACCGACGCGATCGCAGCCTTCTTCGCCTCGCCCGTCGCGCGGTGGCTGCAGCTGCTTCTCGGCGCGGGCATGCTCGTGTTCAGCTTCACCATGGACACGGGAAAGAAGGGCGGCGACGGCGAGTCACCGCGTTCGGGCCGCCTCGCGCGGTGGCGCGCCCGGGCCATGGGGGTTCAGGATGCTGGTGAGCAGCCAGCCTCAAACGCACCGTCTGGCGGCGCTACGACCGCGACGCGCGCCGCCTTGGCACCCCTCATGATGCTCGCGCTGACTGCCGCGCTCATCGAAGTGGCGTCGATGCTCCCGTATCTCGCCGGAATCGGTCTGATTTCGGCCTCCGATGTCGGATGGCCTGGCTCGGCGGGCCTCATCGTCGGGTACTGCATTGTGATGGTGCTCCCCGCGCTCGTGCTGCTGGTCGCACGCATCGTCGCGCTTAAGCACGTCGAACCTCTGCTGCAGCGTATCAACGCGTGGATCACCAAGAACGCCGCGAGCTCGACGGCGTGGATCGTGGGAATCGTCGGGTTTCTGCTCGCCCGCGACGCGGCGACGGCGCTCGGGCTGTTCGACGCCCTGAACACCCTGCGCTGA
- a CDS encoding FAD-binding oxidoreductase has translation MTSSHISQDAAALSTRVSGPVLLRDDPRLADEVRGQNLSLEHSPEIVVGAETANDIVEAVRFATTHELPIHVQATGHGTHENITDGMLITTHRLNDVSVDPQTRLAAIESGARWRAVVDAAAPHDLAPITGSAPGVGVVGFLVGGGIGPLARSHGFGSDWVRSARIVTRAGELVTASADENADLFWALRGGKTGFGVVTDVTVELAEVPSLYAGSLMFGAEHVDEMLRTWARWTRTVPDNVTSAAAIMRFPDVEQVPAPMRGSTVLNVHVAVPGDAADAESIVAPLREAAPALSDDLGPMALTDVGRIHNDPEDPSPMHVSSTGHLLSRFDDDAVETLISAFGAGAESPLTIAEVRHVGGTAPAPDTAVGGRDGDYLFSALSIAPVPQHELFASATEPFLAAAAAWLAAETPVNFTGPFATEARDARSWSPEKRERLAEVRAAYAPHGLFR, from the coding sequence ATGACCTCCTCTCACATTTCACAGGATGCTGCTGCACTCTCGACCCGCGTCTCGGGGCCCGTCCTCCTCCGCGACGACCCTCGGCTCGCCGACGAAGTGCGCGGCCAGAACCTCAGCCTCGAGCACTCCCCCGAGATCGTCGTCGGCGCCGAAACCGCGAACGACATCGTCGAGGCCGTGCGCTTCGCGACGACGCACGAGCTCCCGATTCACGTGCAGGCGACGGGCCACGGAACCCACGAGAACATCACCGACGGAATGCTCATCACGACCCACCGGCTCAACGACGTGAGCGTCGATCCGCAGACCCGGCTGGCGGCGATCGAGTCGGGAGCGCGCTGGCGCGCGGTGGTCGATGCCGCTGCACCGCACGATCTCGCGCCCATCACCGGGTCGGCCCCGGGAGTCGGCGTGGTCGGCTTTCTCGTCGGAGGCGGCATCGGGCCGCTCGCGCGCAGTCACGGATTCGGCTCGGACTGGGTGCGCAGCGCACGCATCGTCACTCGAGCGGGTGAGCTTGTAACAGCATCCGCCGACGAAAATGCCGACCTGTTCTGGGCGCTCCGCGGTGGCAAGACGGGCTTCGGAGTCGTGACCGATGTCACTGTCGAACTCGCCGAGGTTCCCTCGCTCTACGCGGGAAGCCTCATGTTCGGTGCCGAGCACGTCGACGAGATGCTCCGCACCTGGGCGCGGTGGACGCGCACGGTGCCCGACAACGTCACGAGCGCCGCCGCGATCATGCGCTTTCCCGACGTCGAGCAGGTGCCGGCACCGATGCGCGGCTCCACGGTTCTGAACGTGCACGTTGCGGTTCCCGGCGATGCGGCCGACGCCGAGTCGATCGTGGCGCCGCTGCGCGAGGCTGCTCCCGCTCTCTCCGACGATCTCGGGCCGATGGCACTCACCGATGTGGGCCGTATTCACAACGACCCCGAAGACCCGTCGCCCATGCACGTGTCGTCAACGGGGCACCTGCTGTCGCGTTTCGACGACGACGCCGTCGAAACGCTGATCTCCGCGTTCGGCGCCGGTGCCGAATCGCCCCTCACCATCGCGGAGGTCCGCCATGTCGGAGGCACCGCGCCTGCGCCGGACACGGCTGTCGGCGGACGTGACGGCGACTACCTGTTCAGCGCGCTCAGCATCGCGCCGGTGCCGCAGCACGAGCTGTTCGCCTCCGCCACAGAGCCATTCCTTGCCGCTGCTGCAGCGTGGCTGGCCGCAGAGACTCCCGTGAACTTCACCGGGCCGTTCGCAACCGAAGCGCGCGACGCCCGCAGCTGGTCACCAGAGAAGCGGGAGCGCCTCGCAGAGGTCAGGGCCGCTTACGCCCCGCACGGCCTCTTCCGCTGA
- a CDS encoding nucleotidyltransferase domain-containing protein, with amino-acid sequence MPRTISDQLDEVVELLRGAGARFAYLFGSQSDGSSRTESDIDIAAFFGRRIASFDVLLPSDVDLLVLDTAPLELAGRVALHGTPLFNADFSERVHWEATTRKIYLDEKPRFERAHREFIEAVRHG; translated from the coding sequence ATGCCACGCACCATTAGCGACCAGCTCGACGAGGTCGTCGAGCTACTCCGTGGCGCCGGTGCCCGGTTCGCTTACCTTTTCGGCAGCCAATCAGACGGAAGCTCGAGGACAGAATCCGACATCGACATTGCTGCCTTTTTTGGACGCCGGATCGCCAGCTTCGACGTGCTCCTGCCCTCTGATGTCGATCTCCTTGTGCTTGACACCGCACCATTGGAGCTCGCCGGCCGCGTTGCGCTGCACGGAACACCCCTGTTCAACGCCGACTTCTCGGAACGCGTTCACTGGGAAGCGACAACGCGAAAGATCTACCTCGACGAAAAGCCGCGATTCGAACGAGCCCACCGTGAGTTCATCGAGGCGGTACGGCATGGTTGA
- a CDS encoding DNA-3-methyladenine glycosylase family protein, producing MTFVQQRIREAGTAEIPPIALRTVAEALGDTTTRDHDHEPSASTVYRPRHALDLREVLSPLARGGDGPGFRRTADGAWLTFRTPDGPATLRLGRTGDEVHAAAWGHGAEWAIDGVPQLLGESDDWSELDVSQSSLLTEVRRRHPGVRLSRNRRVFEMLVPSVIEQKVTCTEAWRSWRLLVRRHGTPAPGPAPEGMWVAPDAASWRRIPSWEWHAVGVGPQRSEAIVRASRVAEAVDRTAAEPPATASARLQSLPGIGAWTAAEVTARSHGDPDAVSVGDYHLPASVGCALVGEPVDDDAMLELLEPWAGQRQRVLRLIALSGIRKPRRGPRITRQDHRWH from the coding sequence ATGACCTTCGTTCAGCAGCGAATCCGCGAGGCGGGCACGGCTGAGATTCCTCCCATTGCACTGCGCACCGTCGCCGAGGCTCTCGGTGACACGACGACGCGTGATCATGATCACGAGCCGTCCGCGTCGACGGTGTATCGACCGAGGCACGCGCTTGACCTGCGAGAGGTGCTGTCGCCCCTCGCGCGCGGCGGAGACGGCCCAGGGTTTCGCAGAACAGCGGATGGCGCGTGGCTCACATTTCGCACGCCGGACGGCCCTGCGACACTGCGCCTGGGCCGCACTGGTGACGAGGTACACGCGGCCGCGTGGGGGCACGGCGCGGAGTGGGCGATCGACGGCGTGCCGCAACTGCTCGGCGAGAGCGACGACTGGAGCGAGCTCGACGTGTCGCAGAGCTCGCTGCTGACCGAGGTGCGCCGGCGTCATCCCGGCGTTCGGCTGAGCCGCAACCGACGTGTTTTCGAGATGCTCGTGCCGTCGGTCATCGAGCAGAAGGTGACGTGCACCGAAGCCTGGCGATCGTGGCGACTGCTCGTGCGCAGACACGGCACGCCGGCACCGGGCCCGGCTCCCGAGGGAATGTGGGTGGCACCGGATGCCGCGAGCTGGCGACGCATTCCCAGCTGGGAGTGGCACGCGGTCGGCGTCGGGCCGCAGCGCTCCGAGGCGATCGTTCGTGCGAGCCGTGTTGCCGAGGCAGTCGACCGCACGGCCGCGGAGCCGCCGGCGACAGCATCCGCTCGCCTGCAGAGTCTTCCGGGAATCGGGGCGTGGACGGCCGCAGAGGTCACGGCACGCTCACACGGCGATCCAGATGCCGTCAGCGTCGGCGATTACCATCTGCCCGCATCGGTCGGCTGCGCTCTGGTCGGAGAACCGGTCGACGACGACGCGATGCTCGAACTGCTTGAACCGTGGGCGGGGCAGCGTCAGCGCGTGCTGCGGCTCATCGCCCTCAGTGGCATCCGCAAGCCCCGGCGTGGTCCGCGCATTACGCGTCAAGACCACCGCTGGCACTGA